TAACCAGCAACAAACTGATAAAATGGTTCAGATTTTTCAGCGGAGGAGTGGATGGATGGTTGAATTTGCAGATGTGTCTATTCTTTTCCTACCTCCTGCTATGCGTTGATtgatttttcttgttttcttttttgcCAGAGGGTGCTTGGAGATGGTCTTTTGGTGGTTAGGAAAATCGAGAATGTGGCCACCGGACCCAACAACCGACCTAAACTGGCATGTACAATTGCTGAATGCGGGGAAATGTAGAAACTCCTTTCAAGAACACAACTGTTTACCGAAGCCCCTTTTTGATGAACATCTCTTAATCAGCTGACTTCGTCTTATACTGTTCCCCTATTTGTAGTTGGGAAATATTGGACTCGGATTGTTGCGAGGAATCCAGCAGTTCGATTATTATGTCATTGTGGAGATTGCTATGCTGTATGATTAGCAGCTTGTAACATGTTAAGATTATTTTAACCAAATGCATAAGAATTTGAATGACAATCTCTCGCAGCAATAATCATCTTTGGTTCCCATAATTATCAATCTTTATTGATTTAACAATACCCTCTTTCTATGATTGTAAGTGTCTGGAAAAGGCAGTTTAAGAACAAAATATGAAGTGGATTAATTATTCTATGGgttaaattaacaattatatgtttttttttttaaaactaaaggaAAATAGAAAATGAAGATATCTAAAACGAAGTCGTATTGAAAAACAAATTAGTAATATACAAAAAGGTTCACGAAACGGCACCGTTTCAGAGCATCCCGAGTACAGCTTTAGCAAAacttgataatttatttttcaaaacgcCATTGCTctgctttcttcttcttctccttctcctTCATCATCTTGCTAGATTCTccacacaaaaacaaaaacaacgaCATGTCGTTCATGGCAACAGCGGCGAAGGTGCCGCCAAATTCGGCAAGCCTAGCGGAAGCAAGAGGAAAAGTGTTTGATTTCTTCAGAAGCGCTTGCCGAGCAATCCCATCAATAATGGATATCTATAATTTACAAGACGTCGTCACTAAGCCTCAGATCCGATCCACCATCGCTTCTGAGATCCGAAAACACTCTAATTTATCCAATCCCAAGGTCCTTATACATTCTTCCCTTCTGTTTTTCgtttttttagttaattcatCTGACTCGATTATTGTACATTTACTTATTagaaagttaattaaaatttaggttttttgatgattattgggTGTTGtttaagtaattttattttatatgtatgtTTGAAGTACCCAATTGTATTGTTTTGGTTGGATTAGAGTGAGTGATCAATGATCATGACTTAAATCCCCATTTTTTGACAAAGGATTAGGTTAAATGTGTTTTTTAGAACTTTTTTGTGTTGCCCAAGAACATAGCTTGGTGAGTTAAAACCAGTGATAACTGTCAGAACACAAACAATTTCATTTTTCCTGAGGTTTCTAAACCTTTATCTCGTTAGGCGTGAGCTGAGCTGATGGTAAACAAAAGCTATAATTCTTAGGTTTCTTATACAAATTCTAGTTAAATGGTATAAGAAAACCAGTGTGAAATTGGTAACCACAACTTTCTTTTGTCAGATGAGCAGCAACTCTTAGCGTTGTTGAATCATATTGTTGCGGCAAATGAACACTTCAAGTCACAGTTGGTGGCAGTATCGAACAAAAGAAATATGATTCCATCTTTTTCTCGAAGAAATATATTTCTAACTTATTTTTTATGCCTTCATGATATTATTTTGCTTTAACATTAGAACTAGTAATGTTAGTCTTCTCTAGTTCAAGTGTTTCATTCATAAACATATTAGCTTTTGTGATTCATGCAATGCCCAACTCCATTTTCTGTTCATACCAATCCTTTTGAAATGTATATAAGTTCGATAACATGTGCATCTCTCTTGGAGTGAACTTTATGCATTGCTACGAAACCATCACTCAAATGGATTTCAATTTGCTGTGCAAACTTCCATTTTGCTTCAATAAACTATCTGAGGCTGAAGTCTGCTTGATGCTCATCCCAAATCGAATGGAAACTGGGAGCAGCTTTAGTTGAATTTCTGTTCGATTGGAGCAAAATAAGTATTTTCAAATTCCGTTGTAAGCTCAGCATATAaaggatttttttttccttttttgaaTTCCTAGCAAAGGGGAAGTAAATGCTTTTGTATGTAGGCATCTTATTGATGCATTTCAGTATCCTAATTGAGATTTGACCAGATACAATGATATGAAAACTTGTTTTTTTATCTTGCTAACTGTTAGTAAAACTTCCAGGTGATTGATATGCTCATTTTTAAAGGAACGGAAGAGCTGAACAACATCTTGGAGCATGCAAAGCAGCGCCATCATCTTATCGGCCAATATGTAGTGGGTCAGCATGGACTTACGCAGGATGTGGACACCAAGGATCAAGGAATGTCGGAGTTCCTCAAGAACTTTTACAAGAGCAACTACTTCTAAACTTTAATGTTGTGGATGTGCCTTTCTCTCTCTTTCCCATTTGGGTATGGATTTCTAGAATAATAATAAACTTTGCTTTCATGAATCTCCTCGTGGATAAATTACTTTTGTAGCTACGGTTCAGTAACTGAAACcatgtttattattattaccttTGTGAATTCTTATTagatttaatgaattaaaattgTATCTTTCAATTTTAGTGGAAATCTTGAGCATCTTGTTTTCTTATACAAGATATCTCGTCCCTGTTGCATGAACTACCCTTATGTAAATCAAACACTAGGGCCATATCTATTTTGCGGAATCGAATACTTATGGAATAATCAAACATGGCCTTATTAGGCAATGAGGGGATAAATGGAGGGTAATTTGTTATGGGATCATTGTACTTTTCTTGTATTTCATTCTGATTACCGCATTTTATCTTGTTtcattttagtgattaaataataattttacttcAACAATGATTTTTATGTTACCAGAGGGGGAAAAAACGAGTTGATTTTTAGTTAAATATgtgtatacataaaatataggcctaatcactcaaaaaaccctcacct
This window of the Mercurialis annua linkage group LG5, ddMerAnnu1.2, whole genome shotgun sequence genome carries:
- the LOC126682175 gene encoding NADH dehydrogenase [ubiquinone] 1 alpha subcomplex subunit 6, which gives rise to MSFMATAAKVPPNSASLAEARGKVFDFFRSACRAIPSIMDIYNLQDVVTKPQIRSTIASEIRKHSNLSNPKVIDMLIFKGTEELNNILEHAKQRHHLIGQYVVGQHGLTQDVDTKDQGMSEFLKNFYKSNYF